The genomic DNA TCCTTTCTATCGTAAGTGATATCCGAAATGCTTATCCGACATTGAATATCGTAGCCGGTAACGTGGCTACAGCTGAAGGAACAAGAGATTTGATCGAAGCCGGAGCCGATGTGGTGAAGGTGGGAATCGGACCAGGCTCCATCTGTACGACCCGTGTCGTAGCCGGTGTCGGTGTTCCCCAGATCACAGCCATTTATGACTGTGCGACGGAAGCACGCAAGCACGGTAAAGCCATCATTGCAGACGGCGGAATCAAGTACTCAGGAGACGTTGTCAAAGCATTGGCATCCGGTGGACATGCCGTCATGCTCGGAAGCCTCCTTGCAGGTACGACAGAAAGCCCTGGGGAAACTGAAATCTTCCAAGGCCGTCGCTTCAAAGTATACAGAGGGATGGGTTCTGTCAGCTCCATGGAAAAAGGGTCTAAAGATCGTTATTTCCAGGAAGAAGCAAAGAAATTCGTTCCAGAAGGCATCGAAGGCCGTCTCCCTTACAAAGGCCCTCTTGCCGACACATTGTATCAATTGATCGGTGGTCTCCGTTCAGGAATGGGCTACTGCGGCACGAAGGATCTCCATGATCTACGCGAGCATGCACAGTTCACGCGCATGACTGGCGCGGGCCTACGCGAGAGCCATCCGCATGACGTTCAGATCACGAAAGAAGCACCTAACTATTCTTTATCTTAATATAATTTTTCTCGCCGGCCGTACCGGCAGAATCCGCACTATAATGAAAAGCTGGCTATCTTAGCCAGCTTTTTTTATTATTGGAAATAATATGTATCCAAGGGCTTGCATCCCCTGACCTAACTGAAAACTAGTAATATTCTCTATCTATTCTAACCATTTGAACTATGTTAAAATAACGAAGGTGTACATAAAATCTTGGAGGGCTAATAGTGAAAAGAAGTTGGATTCAAAAATCTGTTGTTTGTATGATGGTATTAATGTTGGCGATGGGCCTTGTCCAAAAGCCTGCCAGTGCAGCCCAGGACGATCTGGATGTTAAAGCGAAGGCGGCAATCCTGGTAGAAGCGAGTACGGGCAAAATTCTCTATGAAAAGAACGCAGACAATGCACAAGGCATTGCAAGTATGACAAAAATGATGACAGAATATCTGTTGCTAGAAGCTATTCAAGACGGAAAAGTAAAATGGGATCAAACATACGAAGTGCCAATGAACATTTCTAAAATGTCCCATAATACGGGGCTTAGCAATGTTTCCCTCGAAGTGGGCAGAAGCTACACGGTGAAAGAACTCTATGAAGCCATGGCGATTTATTCAGCCAATGCGGCTACCATGGGGATCGCGGAAACCATTGCAGGATCAGAAGCGAAATTTGTCGAAATGATGAATGCAAAAGCCAAAGAATTGGGCTTGGAACATTATAAATTTGTAAACTCTACAGGTCTCAATAATGCGGACCTATCTCAATATTTTGATTCAATTGTCGGAGAGCCAGATGAAGAAAATGTCATGTCGGCAAAAGATATGGCCACTCTTGCCTATCGTCTCCTGAAGGATCATCCTGAAATACTTGAAACATCAAGTATTCCAAAGAAAGTGTTCGATAAGGGCGGAGATCCTACGAATATGTCTAACTGGAACTGGATGCTTCCGGGACTTATTCGTGAATACGAAGGAATGGACGGGCTAAAGACCGGTACAACGGATTTCGCAGGAGCCAACTTCACAGGAACGGCTGAGCGCGACGGCATCCGATTCATCTCGGTTGTGATGGACGTCAATGTTCCTTCAGGTGAAAATTCCTATGACGCACGCTTCAACGAAACACGTAAACTGCTCGATTACGCCTTCAACAACTATACATTGGAAGAAGTCTACCCTGCCAATTATGAAATTAAGGGCCACAAGACGATGCCAGTAGTAAAAGGAAAAGAGAAGGACGTTAAGATCCACACGAAAGACCCGCTTCAAATGGTACTGAAGAGCGATGCGGATAAGAAATTCAATCCTCAGTTTGAAGTGGATAAGAAAAAATTGAATGAAGACGGTAAACTGCAAGCCCCTGTTAAAAAAGGAGAAACCATCGGCTATGTCACAGTGAAATCTGATGACGGTCTCGGGTATCTCACAGACAAGGGCGGCAGTTCAAAAGCAGCTGTTGTAACGGCAGATGGCGTAGAAAAAGCAAACTGGTTCATCCTCTCCATGAGAGCAGTTGGCGGCTTCTTCAGCGACATCTGGGGCTCCGTGACTTCTACGGTCAAGGGCTGGTTCTGATTCTTGCTAGGAAAAACATCAGGTTTTACGGAAGCCTGGTGTTTTTTTTATAAATATTGGCAGGGTGACCTTGGGCCGATATGCCCGCAGGCAACCTTGACAGAAGTGTGAATTTATTGTTTATTAAGCAGTAGAGCAACAATATTCAATCCGATGGGTATAGTCCGATTTCTTCATTTCATGCGGGACATCCCTGGAAAACACAAGGGGGCTACATACATGAGAACTGGTACAGATCGAGTTAAGCGAGGAATGGCAGAAATGCAAAAAGGCGGCGTCATCATGGACGTTGTCAATGCAGAACAAGCGAAGATTGCAGAAGAGGCCGGAGCCGTTGCCGTCATGGCATTGGAGCGAGTGCCTGCAGATATCCGTGCAGCCGGCGGAGTTGCCCGTATGGCTGACCCGCGCATCGTAGAAGAAGTCATGGGGGCGGTTTCGATCCCGGTCATGGCAAAAGCGCGTATCGGTCACATCGTAGAAGCGAAAGTATTGGAATCAATGGGCGTCGATTACATCGATGAGAGTGAAGTACTGACACCGGCTGATGAAGAATACCATTTGAATAAGCGTGATTACACGGTTCCATTCGTATGTGGTTGCCGTGATCTTGGAGAAGCAGCACGACGCATCGGCGAAGGAGCATCCATGCTTCGTACAAAGGGCGAGCCGGGAACGGGTAACATCGTCGAAGCCGTCCGCCATATCCGTAAAGTGAATGCGCAGGTACGCAAGCTTGTCTCCATGAATGAAGATGAAATCATGACGGAAGCTAAACTCCTTGGCGCACCGTTCGAACTACTGCTTGAGATCAAAGAGAACGGCCGTCTTCCAGTGGTGAACTTCGCAGCAGGCGGTGTGGCGACTCCAGCCGATGCAGCCCTTATGATGGAACTTGGAGCAGACGGAGTATTCGTTGGTTCAGGTATCTTCAAGTCCGAGAACCCTGAGAAATTCGCCAAAGCAATCGTGGAAGCGACGACTCACTACCAGGACTACAAGCTGATCGCCGATCTTTCGAAAGAGCTTGGAGTTGCCATGAAAGGCGTCGAAATTGCATCGATCCTTCCAGAAAACCGCATGCAGGACCGCGGGTGGTAATCAGCCATGACGAAGATAGGTGTACTCGGCCTTCAGGGGGCAGTAAGGGAACACATCCGGTCGATTGAAGCATCGGGTGCTGAGGCCCTGGTCATCAAAAGAGTAGAGCAGCTTGGGGAAGTGGACGGGCTCATCATGCCTGGAGGAGAAAGTACGACGATGAGGAGACTCATCGACCGCTACGGCTTCATGGAGCCGTTAAGGGAATTTGCTTCTGCCGGGAAGCCGATGTTCGGAACGTGTGCGGGCCTGATCCTGCTGGCGAAGCAGCTTGTGGGATACGATGAGCCCCATCTTGGCGTCATGGATGTCACGGTGGAGCGAAATTCCTTCGGCCGGCAGAAGGAAAGCTTCGAAGCTGACCTGACGATCACCCATGTGGGGGAAGCGTTCAATGCGGTCTTCATCAGGGCACCCCATATCGTCGAGGCTGGGAAAGAAGTGGAGATCCTGGCAGAGCATGATGGGCGGATCGTCCTTGCCCGCCACGGCCAGTTCCTGGGATGTTCATTCCACCCGGAACTGACCGATGACCATCGTCTCACACAGTATTTCGTGAAGATGGTAGAAGAAAGTCTTGAAAAGTCATTGGCATAATCCACTTGCAAATCGGAAATCATTGTAGTAGATTATGTTATAACCAATACACAATTAAATCGATGACAGGAGCTAGTAGTAAGGGAAGCTTGATCAAGAGAGTCGGTGGCTGGTGCGAACCGATACAAGGCCTTTATGAATCCATCCTCGAGTGAAGTACTGAATGAAGTAAGTATTTTCGGTGATTCCGTTACCATCTCTAAGAGGAAGGCAGTCATCTGTCTTCAATTAGGGTGGCAACGCGGAAACCTCCGTCCCTTTTACCAGGGATGGGGGTTTTTTATCGTTTTTGGGAGTGTCATTTTAAAGGAGGAAGAGCTATGTTGGACATTAAGTACTTGAGAAACAATCTGGAAGATGTAAAAGCGCGTCTTCAACACAGGGGAGAAGACCTAGAAGACTTCGGTAAATTCGAAGAGCTTGATAAGCGCAGAAGGGAACTCCTTGTTGAAACCGAAGACCTGAAGAGCAAGAGGAACGACGTTTCCCAACAAATCGCGAAATTGAAAAAAGAAAAGCAGGATGCACAGGACCTCATCGTGGAAATGCGTGAAGTCGGTGCACAGGTCAAGACGCTCGATGATGAATTAAGAGGTGTGGAGGAAGAGCTTGACCGCATCCTTATGGCGATCCCGAATATACCTCATGAGTCTGTGCCGGTGGGAGAAACGGAAGATGACAACGTAGAAGCACGAAAATGGGGAGAGATCAGAGAGTTCAATTTTGAAGCGAAGCCTCACTGGGATGTCGCAACTGGGCTTGATATCCTTGACTTTGAACGGGCTGCCAAAGTAACCGGAAGCCGCTTTGTTTTCTACAAGGGTATGGGTGCGCGTCTCGAACGTGCGTTGATCAACTTCATGATGGACCTTCACATGGATGAGCATGGCTACACGGAAATGCTTCCGCCATACCTCGTGAACCGTGCCAGCATGACGGGTACCGGTCAGCTTCCTAAATTCGAAGAGGATGCATTCCGCATCGAAAGTGAAGATTACTTCCTCGTACCGACGGCTGAGGTTCCCGTGACGAACTACCACCGTGATGAAATCATCAAAGGGGACGATCTTCCACTGAGCTATGTGGCATACAGCGCCAACTTCCGTTCTGAAGCAGGTTCTGCCGGACGCGACACGCGTGGGCTGATCCGCCAGCATCAGTTCAACAAAGTCGAGCTGGTCCGTTTCGTCAAACCAGAGGATTCTTATGATGAGCTCGAGAAACTGACAGGTCATGCAGAGAAGGTGCTTCAGCTCCTAGGTCTTCCTTACCGCGTGCTCTCTATGTGTACAGCGGATCTGGGCTTCACGGCAGCGAAGAAATACGATCTTGAAGTATGGATCCCAAGCTATGGCACGTACCGTGAAATCTCTTCTTGCAGTAACTTTGAAGGATTCCAGGCACGCCGTGCAAACATCCGCTTCAGAAGGGAAACGAATGCGAAGCCTGAACATCTTCACACGCTGAACGGTTCTGGACTTGCCATCGGACGTACCGTGGCGGCGATCCTTGAGAACTATCAGCAGGAAGATGGTACGGTCATCGTTCCTGAAGTGCTTCGTCCATATATGGGCGGCCTAGAAGTCATCAAAGGATAAGGGCAAAAAGGTGCTGCGGCTGCGGAATAAGCAGCTGCAGCACCTTTTTATAAAAAAATGAAAGTTCTTATTGACTCGGGAATTCAGTCATGGTATTATAATTCTTGTCGATACGGAGGAATACCCAAGTCCGGCTGAAGGGATCGGTCTTGAAAACCGACAGGGGTGTCAAAGCCCGCGGGGGTTCGAATCCCCCTTCCTCCTCCATTGATTTTAATATTAACCGATGCGCATAAACATTGGAGATAGAGACTGTTACTTCTTATGAAGTAGCAGTCTTTTTTTTACACTCACTTACTTAAGGTTTTCAATATCCTCCCGTAGGTTCGGGTTATGCTTGCTCTCGAGGATTCCGTTCTCTACGATATGACGCTTTGCTTCCTCGTCTCCAAGCTCGAAGATCTTCCCGTAAATCTGCCTCATGGACTCGTCATAGCGGTCGTCCTCGGGGGAATTATGATACTGACGGAACGGTACCTGTGCACGCCTCATTGTACTCATTGCGTCTGCGTCGTTCTGCTCGAACATGAGCTTGAGCTCTTCCACCTGCTCTGGTGTGGCAAAGATCCTGAAGCTCGGGCTGTGGTTCTGTTCCGCTTCAGGCGTCACGTCCCCGCTATTGATATCAACATAATACGTCATTTTTTCTTCCATCTTCTTCCTCCTTTAATCTAATATCCTTTAGTCTTGTATACCTCCGTACCGTTATCCGTAAACGATTTCTTTTCCATTATTTGAAACCTCGAGAACGTAAAATCGTAAGAAATAGTAAGAAAGGCGGGGTTTGCATGGCTGGAAATCGACCGAAACTTTCAATACCGAAGACAACCAGGGAGAAACTTTGGGATCTGGTGGGTGCCGGCAGTTATGCGGGGATGATCGGTTTGCTCGTCATAACCTGGACGTCGCTTCCTGACCGGGTACCGGCCCACTATAATCTGACGGAAATCACACGTTGGGGATCAAAGTATGAGCTGCTCATCCTCCCGGCGATCGGACTCATGCTGGGATTATCCTTTCACGTGTTGGAGAAGTTCCCGGAGGTTCATAATTACCCGGAAAGGCTGAATGAATCCAATGCAAGGGCGTTCTACCTGAATAGCCGGCAGATGCTGAATGTGATGAAGAATACTTGTGTGCTGGTATTTGCACTGTTGGCATTCGAGACCATTGCGATTGCCATGGGCTGGGTAAAGGGGATGTTCGAATGGTTCCTGCCCGTCGTATTGATCGGGATGATGGCCCCGATTGTGGAAGCCATACTGAAGCGGAGGAAGATCACATGAAAAAAGCCGGTCATATGACCGGCTTCAGATTATCCGTTGACAATGGTGCGTTCTGCCAACAGCTTGATGGCGTGCATCTGTCCGAGATGCTGACTTTCATGGCTGAGGGAGAGGTGGGCAAGTTCGCCGAATGTCTTGAGACCGTGGAACGGCTGTTCAAGGGGCTGTGCGAGATGCTCGTCGGATAGTTCATTGATGCGCACGAGCTGGTCTTGGAGCTGAGAAGAAAGTTCTTCGACTGAAGGGACATCACCGCTCCAGTCTGCCGGCTTCGAGCCGTAGCCGAATAGTTCGGCATAGCGTGCAGGAAGGACGTTTCCTAGGCTGTCAAAACCGAACATGAACTGTTCAGTGACAGTAAGGACATGTCCGATATGCCAGTGGATCGTATTGTTCAATCCTTCCGGCTGCACGTCGATGACGTCTGCCTTCAGGTCTTTGATTTCATTGAGGAGCTGGGCTCTTGTCAGCTGGAACTGACTGTATAGGGATTGATTCATGATGATTTCTCCTTTCGTTTACCGTGTCTACTGTATCAGAAAATCCTTGTGATCAGTAACTGATATGCTTTGAACAACAAAACCGCCTGGAAAGCTCCAGGCGGTTTTAGTATGCCATCTCAGTTCTTCAACATCCGTGTCTGTTCGATGAAGTAGGCGATGCGTTCGATGATCGGTTCAATGGAACCGGCATCCTTCACAAGATCATATTCCCTGATGTCAAGGCGCAGGACCGGACAGGCGTTGAAGTTGTTGATCCAGTTTTCATAGCGTTCGTGCATCTCTTCCCAGTATTCGACCGGCGTTTCCTGCTCCATCGGACGACCGCGCTCTCGGATCCGGTCGATGATATGACCGAGGGATCCCTCCAGGTAGATGAGAAGATCAGGATGCGGGAAGTAAGGCGTCATGACCATGGCGTCGAAGAGACTTGTGTACGTTTCATAGTCGGTATCGCTCATCGTGCCTTTTTCATGATGCATTTTCGCGAAAATGCCCGTGTCTTCATAGATGGAGCGGTCCTGGATGAAGCCGCCCCCGTATTCGAAGATCCTCTTTTGCTCCTTGAAGCGTTCGGCAAGGAAGTACACTTGAAGGTGGAAGCTCCAGCTCTTGAAATCTTTATAGAACTTGTCCAGATAAGGATTCGTGTCGACTTTTTCAAATGACGTCCTGAACCCCAATGCTTCCGCCAGTCCGTTGGTCATCGTGGATTTTCCGACCCCGACGGTTCCTGCGATTGTGATGACGGCATTGTTCGGTATGCCATATTTAGTTCGAAGATTCATGGTGGTGGACTCCTTCTTTAAGTGTCGTCTCAAGCTGCTTCAGGATAAGCTCCAAGTCATCCTGCCGCTGGACGAAATCGATCTCATCGCCGTTAAAGCGAAGGACAGGGATATCGGGATGCTTTTCCTCGAATGCTTCCATATATTCATCATAATCCAGTGACAGCTGTTTCAAGTAGAGCGGGCTGATCTTCTTCTCGAAGTCCCGTCCGCGTTTCTCGATCCTGCTGAGTAGTGTATCGAGACCGGCGTTCAAGTAAATGATCACATTCGGTCTCGGCATATCTGCCGTCAGGATGTCATAGATCTTTAAGTACTTATCAAATTGCTGCGCGTCCTTCAATGTACGCTTCGCAAACACAATATTCTTCAGGATATGGTAATCGGCCACAACGGATTTCTCCTGTGACAGGTAATGCTTTTCGATATCTTCAAGCTGTTTATATCGATTGCATAAGAAAAACATCTCCGTTTGAAAGCTCCACTCCTCGATATCATCATAAAACTTGTCCAGGAATGGATTTTCGTCGACGATCTCCCGGAGCAGATGGAATTGAAAATGCTCGGATATCGCCTTGGCAAGAGAGGTCTTTCCTACACCAATCGGACCTTCGACGGTTATGAACGGAATCGGCCCCATTACGTGTGTCCTCCTCAAAATATGACGGTATTTTTCGACAGGATTTATTGTATCATAATCGCCTGAAGGTGTGTTCAGCTTATTTTGCATAAACTTTTCCAGAAAAAAAGCGGGTGCCCTCGGGCACCCGTCCTTATCGCTTGGTGATGTCGAACCGATCGCTAAGAAGGAGCCAGTTTTGCGGGAAGGAAAGGCCCAGCTTCCAGTAGCTCATCCCCCTGAGCTTCAATTCTTTCAGCAGATCGAATTTCGCATTGATGCTCCTTGCATCTTCAAACCAGACTTCATGATCGGTGCCGTCGGATGCTTTGTATTTAAAGAAAGGGGCCTGGGCTTTTTCATCATATTGGATCCTGACGTTATTCTGTGAGGCAAGCTGGATCGCCTGCTGGGGACTGAGTGCTTTGGCTGTGGTTCCCGGCTTGAACGGAAGGGTCCAATCATATCCGTACAGGTTTTGCCCCATGAGTATCTTGCTGGAAGGCATTTCCGAAACAGCATATTCAAGTACATCCCTCACCGGGCCGATGGGGGATACCGCCATGGCCGGACCGCCGCTGTAGCCCCACTCATACGTCATGATGACGACGAAATCAACGATTTCCCCCTGGGTTTTGTAATCATGGGCTTCATACCATTTCCCTTTCTGGTCGGCACTCGTCTTCGGGGCGAGTGCCGTGGAGAGAAGCCAGCCTTCTTGATTGAAACGCGCCTTTGCTTTTCTGAGGAACTGGTTATAGGCATCCCGGTCCTGAGGACGAAGGTATTCAAAGTCGAAATGGATATCCCGGAATCCATATTTCTTGGCGGTCTTGACGACGTTATCCAGGAAGGTATTCTGGATGGCCTGGTCATTCAGGAGGATTCGCCCGAGCTCATCACTGAAGGCACCTTCTTCCTGGTTGGTTATGGCCATCATCATGACGTTGTTATTATTCTTGCCGGTCTGGATCAGATTCCCGAGGGGAGGCTCCTTCAGCGTACCGTCCCTTTGGGCCTGGAAGCTGAAAGGAGCAAGATAGGTCAGGTAAGGGGCAGCCTCCTTTGCACTTTCCTCAAGATTCGGTGCGACTTCTTTTCCGTAGGGCTCTACATACGCATTGAATTCTCCCTTGGTCTTGGGCGGGGTGGGATATAGAGACGATACCCGACCTGTAGCTGTTGATTCGGGGTGATGCCGTTCGCTTTGGCAATCTCCTGATAGGGAATGCCGGTTTTCTGAGAGACCAGCCATAAGCTGTCCCTGGGTTGTATATAATAGAAACTCCCGATGATCGGGATGACCAGAGCCTGACCGACGACAAGATTATTCGGATTCGGCAGCTCATTGGCCTCCACGATATCTTTAACGGTTGTACCGTAAGCCTGGGCGATGCCAGACAGGGATTGATTCGGCTGTACGACATGGATCTGCATGCTTTCCCCTCCCATTTATATATCCGCTATAGGGATTCTATGAGGGGAGGGAGGAAGTTATGATGAGCCAAGTAGATTTTCTGTAGGGGCAACGGTGGCTTTTAGGACGTTCTCCATCATCGTGAGGGCATAGCGATTATCTTCTTCGCTCACCGAGGCGATGGCATCAGATGGGACGATCAGCTTGAATTCCCTCATATAGGCATCATTTGCCGTGAACAGGACACAGATGTTGCCTGCAATGCCGGTAAGGATCAGTGTTTTGACCGAAAGCTGATGGAGCAAGGTATTCAGGGCGGTCCCGTAGAAGGCGGAATGCTTCGGTTTAATGAGGAAATAATCATCGTCCCCCGGTTTCAGGGGCGTCATGATGTCATCGCTTCTCTCGTTATGGCATGTTTGATAGATCTTATGGTAATCGGCCTTCCACAGCTTATAGTGGTCATTGATGTAGATGACCGGGACCCCCGATCCCTGCAGTGAGTACGGATCTTCAATAGAGGGGGTACGATGGTCCGCGTATGGGCGGCAAGGGTCTCGCCGTATGTGAAGTCGAAGGGATTCAGTACGTCGATGATCAGGAGGGCGGTGTCATTTGTATTCATTTCATCATCACCTTTCTTCTTTAGTCTGTATGAATGGAAGGATTTTATGAGCACCGGTGGACATACCCTTTCCATACCCGCTAGATATTTAGTACAATGAAGCCATTACGTGATCAGGAGCATGCGATTATGACAAGAGACGAACGGTTTATGATAGAAGCCCTCAAAGAAGCGGAAAAAGCGGCTGCGATCCAAGAGGTGCCCATCGGTGCGGTGGTGGTCCTTGGAGACGAGATCATCGGGAGGGGCCATAATCTGCGGGAGACGACACAGAACGCCGTCACACATGCAGAAATGCTCGCCATCCAGGAAGCGTGCGAGCATATGGGGACATGGAGGTTGGAAGGAGCGGAGCTTTATGTGACATTGGAGCCCTGTCCGATGTGTTCGGGAGCCATCATCCTCTCCAGGGTGGAAAAGGTGATCTATGGAGCGAAGGATCCGAAGGCGGGCTGTGCCGGAACCCTCATGAACCTGCTCGATGACGAACGGTTCAATCATCAATGTGTGGTGGTGCCGGGTGTGATGGAAAAGGAGTGCGGAGGAATGCTTTCTGCTTTCTTCAGGGATTTAAGGGCAAGGAAGAAAGCGGAGAAGAAATTCAAATAATTTACATCACCCATCCGTTGCTTTTTACCTTGAATGCTAGTATACTTAATCTTGCGTCGCTCTTTTGCGCCGCAACTGAATAGTGGTATCAATTTTGCCGTGCTAGGTGGGAAGGTAGCGGTGTCCTGTACTCGCAATCCGCTCTAGCGAGACTGAATTCCTTTCTGAGGCTTGCACTCTGTAGGGTCTGCCTTAAGCAAGTGGTGTCGACGTCTGGGTCCTGCGCAATGGAAATCCATGAACCATGTCAGGTCCGGAAGGAAGCAGCATTAAGTGGAAGCTTCCATGTGCCGCGGGGCTGCCTGGGCTGAGCTAACTACTTAAGTAACGCCTATGGATGCTCGTCGACGAAAGGTGCACGGCAGTTATTTACATATACAACAACTCATCCCGGAACGGATGGGTTTTTTGTTTATGAAGGCCCGGATGCTTTTTGGTCCGGGATTCCTTTGTAAAACCATTTCAAACTCGTTATAATAGACAGGATAGAATATACATAAGAGGGGGAGTATCTTGGCATATCAAGCATTATATCGTGTGTGGCGGCCGCAATCGTTCATCGATGTCGTCGGGCAGCAGCATGTGACGAAAACGTTGCAGAATGCTCTCCTTCAACAGAAGATCTCCCATGCCTACCTCTTCTCCGGACCGCGTGGAACAGGAAAGACGAGTGCTGCCAAGATTCTGGCAAAAGCCGTCAACTGTGAACGATCTCCCGTAGCGGAGCCTTGCAATGAATGCGATGCCTGCAAAGGGATCACCGATGGATCCATCCCCGATGTGATCGAAATCGATGCCGCGTCCAATAATGGCGTGGAAGAAATCAGGGATATCCGCGACAAGGTGAAGTATTCACCGAACGTCGTCGACTATAAAGTATATATCATCGATGAAGTCCACATGCTGTCGATCGGTGCCTTCAACGCCCTGTTGAAAACGCTGGAGGAACCACCGAAGCATGTCATCTTTATCCTGGCCACCACCGAGCCCCACAAAATCCCGCTGACGATCATTTCGAGATGTCAGCGCTTCGACTTCAGAAGGATTACGGCAAAGGATATCGTGGGCAGGATGAGCCATATCGCCACGGAGTCCGGTGTCCAGTATGAAGAGAACGCCATGAACATCATCGCGCGCGCAGCGGAAGGCGGTATGCGTGATGCCCTGAGTCTCCTCGATCAGGCCATTTCCTTCAGTCAGGATCAGGTGACGGTCGATGACGCCCTCACGGTGACGGGTGCCGTCTCTCAGGATTACCTGAACCGCCTCGGCAGGGCCATCATGGAGAGGGATGTCGCGACGGCCCTCGGTGCCCTTGAGGAACTTCTTTTCCAAGGGAAGGATCCGGCCCGCTTCGCAGAAGACTTCATCCTGTACTTCCGGGATATGCTCCTTCACCAAACGGCCCCGAACCTTGAGGAATCACTCGAGCGGGTGATGCTCGACGAGGAATTCAAGGAGCTAGCCGGACAGATCGAGCCGCATCAGATCTATCAGTATATCGACGTGCTGAATCAGGCGGGGCAGGAGATGAAATTCACCAACCATGCCCGGATCTATCTGGAAGTCTCCATTGTGAAGCTCTGTCAGATGGATGCGCCCAAGGCGTCGGGATCTCCCGAAGTCGAAGAG from Rossellomorea marisflavi includes the following:
- the pdxT gene encoding pyridoxal 5'-phosphate synthase glutaminase subunit PdxT; this translates as MTKIGVLGLQGAVREHIRSIEASGAEALVIKRVEQLGEVDGLIMPGGESTTMRRLIDRYGFMEPLREFASAGKPMFGTCAGLILLAKQLVGYDEPHLGVMDVTVERNSFGRQKESFEADLTITHVGEAFNAVFIRAPHIVEAGKEVEILAEHDGRIVLARHGQFLGCSFHPELTDDHRLTQYFVKMVEESLEKSLA
- a CDS encoding DUF1648 domain-containing protein, which produces MAGNRPKLSIPKTTREKLWDLVGAGSYAGMIGLLVITWTSLPDRVPAHYNLTEITRWGSKYELLILPAIGLMLGLSFHVLEKFPEVHNYPERLNESNARAFYLNSRQMLNVMKNTCVLVFALLAFETIAIAMGWVKGMFEWFLPVVLIGMMAPIVEAILKRRKIT
- the serS gene encoding serine--tRNA ligase, with amino-acid sequence MLDIKYLRNNLEDVKARLQHRGEDLEDFGKFEELDKRRRELLVETEDLKSKRNDVSQQIAKLKKEKQDAQDLIVEMREVGAQVKTLDDELRGVEEELDRILMAIPNIPHESVPVGETEDDNVEARKWGEIREFNFEAKPHWDVATGLDILDFERAAKVTGSRFVFYKGMGARLERALINFMMDLHMDEHGYTEMLPPYLVNRASMTGTGQLPKFEEDAFRIESEDYFLVPTAEVPVTNYHRDEIIKGDDLPLSYVAYSANFRSEAGSAGRDTRGLIRQHQFNKVELVRFVKPEDSYDELEKLTGHAEKVLQLLGLPYRVLSMCTADLGFTAAKKYDLEVWIPSYGTYREISSCSNFEGFQARRANIRFRRETNAKPEHLHTLNGSGLAIGRTVAAILENYQQEDGTVIVPEVLRPYMGGLEVIKG
- the pdxS gene encoding pyridoxal 5'-phosphate synthase lyase subunit PdxS, producing the protein MRTGTDRVKRGMAEMQKGGVIMDVVNAEQAKIAEEAGAVAVMALERVPADIRAAGGVARMADPRIVEEVMGAVSIPVMAKARIGHIVEAKVLESMGVDYIDESEVLTPADEEYHLNKRDYTVPFVCGCRDLGEAARRIGEGASMLRTKGEPGTGNIVEAVRHIRKVNAQVRKLVSMNEDEIMTEAKLLGAPFELLLEIKENGRLPVVNFAAGGVATPADAALMMELGADGVFVGSGIFKSENPEKFAKAIVEATTHYQDYKLIADLSKELGVAMKGVEIASILPENRMQDRGW
- a CDS encoding D-alanyl-D-alanine carboxypeptidase family protein; this encodes MMVLMLAMGLVQKPASAAQDDLDVKAKAAILVEASTGKILYEKNADNAQGIASMTKMMTEYLLLEAIQDGKVKWDQTYEVPMNISKMSHNTGLSNVSLEVGRSYTVKELYEAMAIYSANAATMGIAETIAGSEAKFVEMMNAKAKELGLEHYKFVNSTGLNNADLSQYFDSIVGEPDEENVMSAKDMATLAYRLLKDHPEILETSSIPKKVFDKGGDPTNMSNWNWMLPGLIREYEGMDGLKTGTTDFAGANFTGTAERDGIRFISVVMDVNVPSGENSYDARFNETRKLLDYAFNNYTLEEVYPANYEIKGHKTMPVVKGKEKDVKIHTKDPLQMVLKSDADKKFNPQFEVDKKKLNEDGKLQAPVKKGETIGYVTVKSDDGLGYLTDKGGSSKAAVVTADGVEKANWFILSMRAVGGFFSDIWGSVTSTVKGWF
- a CDS encoding deoxynucleoside kinase, producing the protein MGPIPFITVEGPIGVGKTSLAKAISEHFQFHLLREIVDENPFLDKFYDDIEEWSFQTEMFFLCNRYKQLEDIEKHYLSQEKSVVADYHILKNIVFAKRTLKDAQQFDKYLKIYDILTADMPRPNVIIYLNAGLDTLLSRIEKRGRDFEKKISPLYLKQLSLDYDEYMEAFEEKHPDIPVLRFNGDEIDFVQRQDDLELILKQLETTLKEGVHHHESSN
- the tadA gene encoding tRNA adenosine(34) deaminase TadA encodes the protein MTRDERFMIEALKEAEKAAAIQEVPIGAVVVLGDEIIGRGHNLRETTQNAVTHAEMLAIQEACEHMGTWRLEGAELYVTLEPCPMCSGAIILSRVEKVIYGAKDPKAGCAGTLMNLLDDERFNHQCVVVPGVMEKECGGMLSAFFRDLRARKKAEKKFK
- a CDS encoding deoxynucleoside kinase → MNLRTKYGIPNNAVITIAGTVGVGKSTMTNGLAEALGFRTSFEKVDTNPYLDKFYKDFKSWSFHLQVYFLAERFKEQKRIFEYGGGFIQDRSIYEDTGIFAKMHHEKGTMSDTDYETYTSLFDAMVMTPYFPHPDLLIYLEGSLGHIIDRIRERGRPMEQETPVEYWEEMHERYENWINNFNACPVLRLDIREYDLVKDAGSIEPIIERIAYFIEQTRMLKN
- a CDS encoding DinB family protein is translated as MNQSLYSQFQLTRAQLLNEIKDLKADVIDVQPEGLNNTIHWHIGHVLTVTEQFMFGFDSLGNVLPARYAELFGYGSKPADWSGDVPSVEELSSQLQDQLVRINELSDEHLAQPLEQPFHGLKTFGELAHLSLSHESQHLGQMHAIKLLAERTIVNG